A portion of the Roseovarius sp. SCSIO 43702 genome contains these proteins:
- a CDS encoding bifunctional alpha/beta hydrolase/OsmC family protein, which produces MPTERFTFTGHDGHDLSARLDLPDGPHLATALFAHCFTCSKDIPAARRISARLAGAGIAVLRFDFTGLGHSGGEFENTTFTSNIHDLRRAAEALTDRGMAPGLLIGHSLGGAAALATARSIDSVRAVVTIGAPFDPDHVTRNFGDALSTIDRDGVAEVDLGGRPIRIGRDFVEDVKAETLSGEIANLRKALLILHAPRDAIVGIDNASEIFRAAKHPKSFVTLDDADHLITRPRDAEYAAEVIAAWAARYLDLAPPAPPPGAPEGIVRVSEADPDGFLQDINAGPHHHVLADEPRSYGGTDRGMSPYGFLAAGLGACTSMTIRMYARRKKWPLDHVRVDVCHDKVHAQDAEMSDDAKIDRFVRTITLEGDLDADQRARLMEIADRCPVHKTLEKTSQIETRAG; this is translated from the coding sequence ATGCCCACCGAACGTTTCACCTTCACCGGCCATGACGGGCACGACCTGTCTGCGCGGCTCGACCTGCCCGACGGCCCGCACCTGGCGACCGCGCTCTTCGCGCATTGCTTCACCTGCTCCAAGGACATCCCCGCCGCGCGGCGCATCTCGGCCCGGCTTGCCGGGGCGGGCATCGCCGTCCTGCGCTTCGACTTCACCGGTCTCGGCCATTCCGGCGGCGAGTTCGAGAACACGACCTTCACCTCCAACATCCACGACCTGCGCCGCGCCGCCGAGGCGCTGACGGATCGCGGCATGGCTCCCGGCCTGCTCATCGGGCATTCGCTGGGCGGCGCCGCGGCCCTGGCAACCGCGCGCAGCATCGACAGCGTGCGCGCCGTCGTCACCATCGGTGCGCCCTTCGATCCCGACCACGTTACCCGCAATTTCGGAGATGCCCTTTCGACCATCGACCGCGACGGCGTGGCCGAGGTCGATCTCGGCGGCCGCCCCATCCGCATCGGCAGGGATTTCGTCGAGGACGTGAAGGCCGAAACCCTCAGCGGCGAAATCGCCAACCTGCGCAAGGCGCTGCTCATATTGCACGCCCCCCGCGACGCCATCGTCGGCATCGACAACGCCAGCGAGATTTTCCGTGCCGCCAAGCATCCCAAGAGCTTCGTGACCCTCGACGACGCCGATCATCTCATCACCCGCCCCCGCGATGCCGAATACGCCGCAGAGGTGATCGCAGCATGGGCCGCGCGTTATCTCGATCTTGCGCCGCCCGCGCCCCCTCCGGGCGCCCCCGAGGGCATCGTCCGCGTATCCGAGGCCGACCCCGACGGGTTCCTGCAGGACATCAACGCGGGCCCGCATCATCACGTCCTCGCAGACGAGCCGCGCAGCTATGGCGGCACCGACCGGGGCATGTCACCCTACGGGTTTCTCGCGGCGGGTCTCGGGGCCTGCACCTCGATGACGATACGCATGTATGCCCGCCGCAAGAAATGGCCGCTCGACCATGTGCGCGTCGATGTCTGTCACGACAAGGTGCATGCGCAGGACGCCGAGATGTCGGACGATGCCAAGATCGACAGGTTCGTGCGCACCATCACGCTCGAGGGCGATCTGGATGCGGATCAACGCGCGCGGCTCATGGAGATCGCCGACCGCTGCCCGGTCCATAAAACGCTCGAGAAAACCTCGCAGATCGAGACACGGGCGGGTTGA